A stretch of the Deinococcus sp. Leaf326 genome encodes the following:
- a CDS encoding Lrp/AsnC family transcriptional regulator, producing MRQFGGSLDPLDHRILQELQTDSRLSMRELGRRVGLSAPAVTERVRRLEDAGVILGYGVRVAPKPLGRTITAFIGVQDSGRNDPTLVRWAGRHDGVLECHSVTGDNSCILKVAVPDVGELEAMLSELIGMGFTCDTSIVLSTPLEGKLLLPPR from the coding sequence ATGAGACAGTTCGGCGGGTCCCTCGACCCCCTCGACCACCGCATCCTTCAGGAACTCCAGACCGACTCGCGGCTTTCGATGCGTGAGCTGGGCCGCCGCGTGGGCCTCTCGGCCCCGGCCGTCACCGAGCGCGTGCGCCGGCTGGAGGACGCCGGGGTGATTCTGGGCTACGGCGTGCGCGTGGCCCCCAAACCGCTGGGCCGCACCATCACCGCCTTCATCGGCGTGCAGGACAGCGGGCGCAACGACCCGACCCTGGTACGCTGGGCCGGCCGCCACGACGGCGTGCTCGAATGCCACAGCGTGACCGGAGACAACAGCTGCATCCTGAAGGTCGCCGTGCCCGACGTGGGCGAGCTGGAAGCGATGCTGAGCGAACTGATCGGCATGGGCTTCACCTGCGACACCTCGATCGTCCTGAGCACGCCGCTAGAAGGCAAACTCCTGCTGCCCCCCCGCTGA
- a CDS encoding phosphotransferase — protein sequence MSAKRYFARHGLGVSGLRRAGAGFSNEVWLTDTAVLRLGQRTRHAHEARVACGALAAGVRTARPLYWGRGYGLWERLSDEAPVQVTPEVWKDVLDDLERLQSCPPLLRPRRPAPWRGDPEWTGRTQAQAGWTPTERAELGRLLGMPYPVTAPVFAHGDVYRLNLLVDGNGRYAGILDWGAAGWTALEAEVAVMDGPASALARWGSRLDPELRRRARLNLSLKVAGAGRAPFGVVRALLESG from the coding sequence ATGTCCGCGAAACGGTACTTTGCCCGCCATGGCCTGGGCGTCTCGGGCCTGCGCCGCGCCGGGGCAGGCTTCTCCAACGAGGTCTGGCTGACCGACACGGCCGTGTTGCGCCTGGGCCAGCGGACCCGGCACGCCCACGAGGCGCGGGTGGCCTGCGGCGCCCTCGCGGCGGGGGTTCGTACCGCGCGGCCGCTGTATTGGGGCCGGGGCTACGGCCTGTGGGAACGCCTGAGTGATGAGGCGCCCGTGCAGGTGACGCCCGAGGTCTGGAAAGATGTGCTGGACGATCTGGAACGTCTCCAGTCCTGTCCGCCGCTGCTCCGGCCCCGGCGCCCTGCACCCTGGCGGGGTGATCCCGAGTGGACCGGGCGCACCCAGGCCCAGGCGGGCTGGACCCCCACCGAGCGGGCCGAACTCGGGCGCCTTCTGGGCATGCCGTATCCGGTGACCGCGCCCGTGTTCGCCCACGGAGACGTGTACCGCCTGAACCTGCTGGTAGACGGGAATGGTCGGTACGCGGGAATACTCGACTGGGGCGCGGCCGGCTGGACCGCCCTGGAGGCCGAGGTCGCCGTCATGGACGGCCCGGCCTCCGCCCTGGCCCGCTGGGGGAGCCGCCTTGATCCCGAACTGCGGCGGCGGGCACGGCTGAATCTGAGCTTGAAGGTGGCGGGGGCGGGCCGCGCGCCGTTCGGGGTGGTGCGGGCCCTGCTCGAGTCCGGCTGA
- a CDS encoding endonuclease V, whose amino-acid sequence MFACADVDYRPDGSARAALLLFTDWAAASETGGGIHRLEAVAPYEPGAFARRELPCLLPLLSPLVGALKAVVIDGYVTLDGDGRPGLGWALYAALGRAVPVVGVAKTAFRGSPHAEAVRRGETRALYVTAAGLGAREAAAHVQAMAGDYRVPTLLKRVDRACRDAP is encoded by the coding sequence GTGTTCGCCTGCGCCGATGTGGACTACCGCCCGGACGGCAGTGCGCGCGCCGCGCTGCTGCTGTTCACGGATTGGGCGGCCGCCTCGGAGACCGGCGGCGGGATTCACCGGCTGGAGGCCGTGGCCCCCTACGAGCCGGGCGCGTTCGCGCGGCGCGAGCTCCCGTGCCTGCTGCCGCTTCTCTCGCCGTTGGTGGGCGCCCTGAAGGCGGTGGTCATCGACGGGTACGTGACGCTGGACGGCGACGGGCGCCCCGGCCTGGGCTGGGCACTGTACGCAGCGCTGGGCCGGGCGGTGCCGGTGGTCGGCGTTGCCAAAACGGCTTTTCGGGGGTCACCTCACGCCGAGGCGGTGCGGCGCGGCGAGACGCGGGCGTTGTATGTCACGGCGGCGGGGCTCGGCGCGCGCGAGGCGGCCGCCCACGTACAGGCGATGGCGGGCGATTACCGCGTTCCCACCCTGCTGAAGCGGGTGGACCGGGCTTGCCGGGACGCGCCGTAG
- a CDS encoding KamA family radical SAM protein, giving the protein MSSIHPQATTRAQQMLPRGHRAPKWQHVPDEQWYDWKWQLKNRINSVAELEEVLRLTDSERQGASAEGIFRLDITPYFASLMDPEDPTCPVRRQVIPTHHELTPFTAMMEDSLAEDKHSPVPGLVHRYPDRVLMLVTTQCASYCRYCTRSRIVGDPSETFNPAEYEAQLEYLRRTPQVRDVLLSGGDPLTLAPKVLGRLLSELRKIEHIEIVRIGTRVPVFMPMRVTQELCDVLAENHPVWMNIHVNHPKEITPEVAEACDRLTRAGVPLGNQSVLLRGVNDHPVIMQKLLRELVKIRVRPYYIYQCDLVHGAGHLRTTVSKGLEIMESLRGHTSGYSIPTYVVDAPGGGGKIPVAPNYVLSHSPEKLILRNFEGYIAAYSEPTDYTGPDMAVPTDWQRQEPGQSGIFGLMAGERISIEPKEFSESRNRPGATQHRLNSREDKWTAYGVGSSAAAPVTETAPDGLPQTVPAISGD; this is encoded by the coding sequence ATGTCGAGCATTCACCCGCAGGCGACCACCCGTGCCCAGCAGATGCTGCCGCGCGGTCACCGCGCCCCCAAATGGCAGCACGTGCCCGACGAGCAGTGGTACGACTGGAAATGGCAGCTCAAAAACCGTATCAACTCGGTCGCCGAACTTGAGGAAGTGCTGCGCCTGACTGACTCCGAACGTCAGGGAGCGAGTGCCGAGGGCATCTTCCGGCTCGACATCACGCCGTATTTCGCCTCGCTCATGGACCCGGAGGACCCGACCTGCCCAGTCCGGCGTCAGGTCATCCCGACGCACCACGAACTCACCCCGTTCACGGCCATGATGGAAGACTCGCTGGCCGAGGACAAGCACAGTCCGGTGCCGGGGCTGGTCCACCGCTACCCCGACCGCGTGCTGATGCTGGTCACGACCCAGTGCGCGAGTTACTGCCGCTACTGCACCCGCTCGCGTATCGTGGGCGACCCGTCCGAGACCTTCAACCCGGCCGAGTACGAGGCGCAACTGGAATACCTGCGCCGCACTCCGCAGGTGCGGGACGTGCTGCTCTCGGGCGGCGACCCGCTGACGCTGGCGCCCAAGGTGCTGGGGCGATTGCTCTCGGAACTGCGCAAGATCGAGCACATCGAGATCGTGCGGATCGGCACGCGCGTGCCGGTGTTCATGCCCATGCGCGTGACCCAGGAACTGTGCGACGTACTGGCCGAAAACCACCCGGTCTGGATGAATATCCACGTCAACCACCCCAAGGAGATCACGCCGGAAGTCGCCGAGGCCTGCGACCGCCTCACGCGTGCCGGGGTGCCGCTGGGCAACCAGAGTGTGCTGCTGCGCGGCGTGAACGATCACCCGGTGATCATGCAAAAGCTCCTGCGTGAGCTCGTCAAGATCCGGGTGCGGCCCTACTACATCTACCAGTGCGACCTCGTGCACGGTGCGGGTCACCTGCGGACCACGGTGAGCAAGGGGCTGGAGATCATGGAATCGCTGCGCGGCCACACGAGCGGCTACAGCATTCCGACCTACGTCGTGGACGCGCCCGGCGGCGGCGGCAAGATTCCGGTCGCGCCGAACTACGTGCTGTCGCACAGCCCCGAAAAGCTGATCCTGCGGAACTTCGAGGGCTACATCGCCGCCTACAGCGAGCCGACCGACTATACGGGGCCGGACATGGCCGTGCCTACCGACTGGCAGCGTCAGGAACCCGGCCAGAGCGGCATCTTTGGGCTGATGGCTGGCGAGCGCATCTCCATCGAACCCAAGGAATTCAGCGAGAGCCGCAACCGCCCCGGCGCCACGCAGCACCGCCTGAACAGCCGTGAGGACAAGTGGACGGCCTACGGCGTGGGCAGTTCTGCCGCCGCGCCCGTGACCGAGACCGCTCCCGACGGCCTGCCGCAGACGGTTCCTGCGATCAGCGGGGACTGA
- a CDS encoding GNAT family N-acetyltransferase: MPMFREAGSERFRGQIVGPARAALAPAPVLLRRASAADAEALAWIIRTAFAEYRDRLSPPSPALQESSARLSALLQGGGGAFLAECGGQVAGCVLYEHRGDHLYLSRLSVLPRTRGRGLARALTSVVERRAAELGLGCVRLSVRRALPRNQAMYLHFGYQHFGTGEAAGCPSAASEMLEKHLRAACRIRQQH; this comes from the coding sequence ATGCCGATGTTCCGGGAAGCGGGTTCAGAGAGGTTCAGGGGTCAGATCGTCGGTCCTGCACGCGCGGCACTGGCCCCTGCACCAGTCCTGCTGCGCCGGGCGAGCGCCGCCGACGCAGAGGCACTCGCCTGGATCATCCGCACGGCCTTCGCAGAGTACCGTGACCGCCTGTCGCCCCCCAGCCCCGCCCTGCAGGAGTCGTCCGCACGTCTCAGCGCCCTCCTGCAAGGTGGCGGCGGCGCGTTCCTGGCCGAATGCGGGGGACAGGTGGCCGGCTGCGTGCTGTACGAGCACCGGGGCGACCACCTGTATCTCAGTCGCCTATCCGTACTGCCCAGAACGCGGGGCCGGGGCCTGGCCCGCGCCCTGACCTCGGTCGTCGAGAGGCGGGCGGCCGAACTGGGCCTGGGCTGCGTGCGGCTGTCGGTGCGGCGCGCCCTGCCCCGCAACCAGGCCATGTACCTGCACTTCGGCTACCAGCATTTCGGGACCGGCGAGGCGGCGGGCTGCCCCAGTGCCGCCTCGGAGATGCTGGAAAAGCACCTCCGGGCGGCCTGCCGCATCCGGCAACAGCATTGA
- a CDS encoding ABC-2 family transporter protein has product MNTVRAAASPSSRGGPAGTAALYAVTARLGFRRQFAYPQAALWGLITNFFFGALRIAVLLALFGTRPTGPGTPVAGWTASDAVTYVGLTQIFIGAFSLFGWTDFMRAVHRGEVVTDLLRPTPLLPFWAAQDAGRAAGQFVVRGLPMLVLFVLVWAARLPAQPLLTLFSVVLAWACGFAFRFLVNCAAFWSPDAVGIGRFAWAVQGLGCGFLMPLAFFPAWVGAALAWTPFPAMLNTVVTLWLGQKTGAAAWAALAGQLGWTLGLLALCALALARGLRRLEVAGG; this is encoded by the coding sequence TTGAATACAGTTCGTGCGGCGGCTTCTCCCAGCTCTCGGGGTGGCCCGGCCGGGACGGCGGCCCTGTACGCGGTCACCGCCCGCCTGGGTTTCCGGCGGCAGTTCGCCTACCCGCAGGCGGCGCTGTGGGGACTGATCACCAACTTCTTTTTCGGCGCGCTGAGAATTGCGGTGCTGCTGGCGCTGTTCGGTACGCGGCCCACCGGCCCCGGTACGCCGGTGGCCGGCTGGACGGCCAGCGACGCCGTGACCTACGTCGGCCTTACGCAGATTTTCATCGGGGCGTTCTCGCTGTTCGGCTGGACTGACTTCATGCGCGCCGTCCACCGCGGCGAGGTCGTGACCGACCTGCTGCGGCCCACGCCCCTGCTGCCCTTCTGGGCCGCGCAGGACGCCGGGCGCGCGGCGGGGCAGTTCGTGGTCCGCGGGCTGCCCATGCTGGTCCTGTTCGTGCTCGTGTGGGCAGCCCGGCTGCCCGCCCAGCCACTTCTGACCCTGTTCAGCGTCGTGCTGGCGTGGGCCTGCGGCTTCGCCTTCCGCTTTCTGGTCAACTGCGCGGCCTTCTGGTCGCCGGACGCGGTGGGCATCGGGCGCTTCGCCTGGGCGGTACAGGGCCTGGGCTGCGGGTTCCTGATGCCGCTGGCCTTTTTTCCGGCGTGGGTGGGCGCGGCCCTGGCCTGGACCCCCTTTCCCGCCATGCTGAACACGGTCGTCACGCTGTGGCTGGGCCAGAAGACCGGCGCGGCGGCCTGGGCGGCACTGGCCGGGCAACTCGGCTGGACGCTGGGGCTGCTGGCCCTGTGTGCCCTGGCCCTGGCGCGCGGCCTGCGGCGGCTGGAGGTGGCCGGTGGGTAG
- a CDS encoding DNA-3-methyladenine glycosylase, translating into MTSAPPLPAAFFDRDPVLVARELLGAALVHTLPGGEVLSGRVVETEAYDCPRDPACTAGRFHAARSAEMATAPGRWLFWATHGHPLLQVSCRAPGVAASVLIRALEPLSGKDQMLTHRPVVRERDLTNGPAKLVYALGLRPGEVARTPVDGPALHLLAAGGPLPDAEVTVTARVGVRAGRALPWRFLVTGNPWVSPGVPSMDLAGPGDGGPKVNVR; encoded by the coding sequence ATGACCTCGGCCCCGCCGCTTCCGGCCGCCTTCTTCGACCGCGATCCGGTCTTGGTCGCCCGCGAACTGCTGGGCGCGGCCCTGGTGCATACCCTCCCCGGCGGCGAGGTGCTGTCGGGGCGCGTGGTCGAGACCGAGGCCTACGACTGCCCGCGCGACCCCGCCTGCACTGCCGGGCGATTTCACGCCGCCCGCAGCGCCGAGATGGCGACCGCGCCGGGACGCTGGCTGTTCTGGGCGACGCACGGCCACCCCCTGCTTCAGGTGTCGTGCCGCGCGCCAGGCGTGGCCGCCAGCGTCCTGATCCGCGCGCTGGAGCCGCTCTCGGGCAAGGACCAGATGCTCACGCACCGCCCGGTCGTGCGGGAGCGTGACCTGACGAATGGCCCCGCCAAACTCGTCTACGCCCTGGGTCTGAGACCGGGCGAGGTGGCGCGCACTCCGGTGGACGGCCCCGCGCTGCACCTCTTGGCGGCCGGGGGCCCACTGCCCGACGCTGAGGTGACGGTCACGGCGCGGGTCGGCGTGCGCGCAGGCCGCGCGTTGCCGTGGCGCTTTCTGGTCACCGGCAATCCCTGGGTGTCGCCGGGTGTCCCGAGCATGGACCTGGCCGGGCCGGGGGACGGCGGCCCGAAGGTCAACGTTCGGTGA
- a CDS encoding acetyl ornithine aminotransferase family protein: protein MTTLDQPKTQARQPELRTALPGPKTAAIMNRDAQYLSTSYMRPYPFVPDHGEGVWLTDADGNTMLDFFAGIAVSTTGHAHPHVVQAVQEQVGKFAHVCLTDYPQEITTSLAERLVRHIERPLPDGSFEKWRVFFGNSGAEAVEAAVKLARNHTGRTHIISTMGSFHGRTYGAITLTGSKTKYKRGFGPLLPGVSHVPYPNPFRPLPGSTPETCGQAVLDQIEALFVGVIPADEVAAIIVEPMQGEGGYIVPPADFLPGLRALCDRHGIMLIFDEVQAGMGRTGKMFSFQNFGDVQPDMVTVAKGIASGLPISALLARESVMTWPVGSHGSTFGGNPVSAAAAHATLDLLEGVRTHPGCGASLMENAADVGTYLLGELRAMQAEFPFLGDVRGQGLFIGLEFVKPDGSPDGALRDAASMAMFSRGLLNLDCGEAVIRVSPPLILTRQEAQTGLEIMRDALRSLA from the coding sequence ATGACCACCCTTGACCAGCCCAAGACCCAGGCCCGCCAGCCCGAGCTGCGCACCGCCCTGCCCGGCCCCAAGACGGCCGCGATCATGAACCGCGACGCGCAGTATCTCTCGACTTCATACATGCGGCCCTATCCCTTCGTCCCCGATCACGGCGAGGGCGTGTGGCTCACCGACGCCGACGGCAACACCATGCTGGACTTCTTCGCGGGGATTGCGGTGAGCACGACCGGTCACGCGCACCCACACGTGGTGCAGGCCGTACAGGAGCAGGTCGGCAAGTTCGCGCACGTCTGCCTCACCGACTACCCGCAGGAGATCACGACCAGCCTGGCCGAACGCCTCGTGCGGCACATCGAACGGCCCCTGCCGGACGGTAGCTTCGAAAAGTGGCGCGTCTTTTTCGGCAACTCGGGCGCCGAGGCGGTCGAGGCGGCAGTCAAGCTCGCGCGCAACCACACCGGACGCACCCACATCATCTCGACGATGGGCAGCTTTCACGGGCGAACCTACGGCGCGATTACGTTGACCGGCAGCAAGACGAAGTACAAGCGGGGCTTCGGGCCGCTGCTGCCCGGCGTCTCGCACGTGCCGTACCCCAATCCCTTCCGGCCGTTGCCCGGCAGCACGCCGGAGACCTGTGGGCAGGCGGTCCTCGACCAGATCGAGGCACTGTTCGTGGGCGTCATTCCGGCCGACGAGGTCGCGGCCATCATCGTCGAGCCGATGCAGGGAGAGGGCGGGTACATCGTGCCGCCGGCCGACTTTCTGCCGGGGCTGCGCGCGCTGTGCGACCGGCACGGCATCATGCTCATCTTTGACGAGGTGCAGGCCGGCATGGGCCGCACCGGCAAGATGTTCAGCTTCCAGAACTTCGGGGACGTGCAGCCCGATATGGTCACAGTCGCCAAGGGCATCGCCTCGGGGCTGCCCATCTCGGCGCTGCTGGCCCGCGAAAGCGTGATGACCTGGCCGGTCGGCTCGCACGGCTCGACCTTCGGCGGCAACCCGGTGTCGGCGGCGGCCGCCCACGCGACCCTCGACCTGCTCGAAGGCGTGCGAACTCACCCCGGCTGCGGCGCCTCTCTGATGGAGAACGCCGCCGACGTGGGCACGTACCTCCTGGGTGAACTGCGGGCCATGCAGGCCGAGTTTCCCTTCCTGGGCGACGTGCGCGGGCAGGGCCTGTTCATCGGGCTGGAGTTCGTCAAGCCCGACGGCTCGCCCGACGGGGCCCTGCGCGACGCGGCCAGCATGGCGATGTTCAGTCGCGGCCTCCTGAACCTCGACTGCGGCGAGGCCGTCATCCGGGTCAGCCCGCCGCTGATCCTCACGCGTCAGGAGGCCCAGACCGGCCTGGAGATCATGCGGGACGCCCTGCGGTCGCTGGCCTGA
- a CDS encoding DUF937 domain-containing protein, with product MMDLFGKLGGLGQAQGQISSQLGTNPQQTSSALEAAVPLLLGALTRNAAQPGGMESLMGALNQHDGRALDRFQQGQMPDTQDGQAIVGKIFGGQGQAAANAVSQRSGLSPQLAMQVLSMLAPLVLAYLSRQRSNQNGGLSQGNQGGGMGDLGGLLGGLLGGGGAGGLGGLLGGLLGGGQAQAQSAPQSQPQMGGGGALFPGSAPAGREQGNAYTGGAQTDLDQMNGRGQGQTQQQGGDLLSTLNRTLDRDGDGNALNDLIGMFGGRR from the coding sequence ATGATGGATCTCTTCGGCAAGCTCGGCGGCCTGGGTCAGGCTCAGGGACAGATCAGCTCGCAGCTCGGCACCAACCCCCAGCAGACTTCCTCAGCGCTGGAGGCCGCTGTGCCGCTGCTGCTCGGCGCCCTGACCCGCAACGCCGCGCAGCCCGGCGGAATGGAGTCGCTGATGGGCGCGCTGAACCAGCACGACGGCCGTGCCCTCGACCGCTTTCAGCAGGGTCAGATGCCCGACACCCAGGACGGTCAGGCCATCGTCGGCAAGATCTTCGGCGGGCAGGGGCAGGCGGCGGCCAACGCGGTGAGCCAGCGCTCGGGCCTCAGCCCGCAGCTTGCCATGCAGGTGCTGTCCATGCTCGCGCCGCTCGTCCTGGCGTACCTCAGCCGCCAACGGAGCAACCAGAACGGCGGGTTGAGTCAGGGCAACCAGGGCGGCGGTATGGGCGACCTCGGCGGTCTGCTGGGCGGCCTCCTGGGTGGTGGCGGCGCCGGCGGCCTGGGGGGTCTGCTGGGCGGCCTTCTCGGCGGCGGTCAGGCGCAGGCGCAGAGTGCGCCCCAGAGCCAGCCCCAGATGGGTGGTGGCGGCGCTCTGTTCCCCGGCTCGGCTCCGGCAGGCCGGGAGCAGGGCAACGCCTACACGGGCGGCGCCCAGACGGACCTCGACCAGATGAACGGGCGCGGTCAGGGTCAGACGCAGCAGCAGGGCGGCGACCTCCTGAGCACGCTGAACCGCACGCTGGACCGCGACGGCGACGGCAATGCCCTGAACGACCTGATCGGTATGTTCGGCGGGCGGCGCTAG
- a CDS encoding ABC transporter permease, with amino-acid sequence MGRGRNRLGSAGHHLRLYFLLLRAQARSQGVYRTSFALDALATALITATEFAAFALVLPRFGGLGGWTLGEVALLYGLAELGFVLMDLLFGGFDAPNLSAQIRSGSFSTLLLRPAPLPVQVLGSDFALRRFPRALLAAGILAYGMTQSGVVWTAWGLGLLAGSILGLIAFFGGLFVVGGTLTFWTVESVEAMNVVTYGGRSLISYPMDIYGEWLRRAFTYLLPAAFLSYFPVLHLLGRPLPDGLPGWAAYLAPMAGPLVLGAAALLWRVGVRHYQGTGS; translated from the coding sequence GTGGGTAGGGGCCGTAACAGGCTCGGCTCGGCCGGCCACCACCTGCGGCTATACTTCCTGCTGCTGCGCGCCCAGGCCCGCTCGCAGGGGGTGTACCGAACGTCGTTCGCGCTCGACGCCCTCGCCACGGCGCTCATCACGGCGACCGAGTTCGCGGCCTTCGCGCTCGTGCTGCCGCGTTTCGGGGGACTGGGCGGGTGGACGCTGGGCGAGGTCGCACTGCTCTACGGACTGGCCGAGCTCGGCTTCGTCCTCATGGACCTGCTGTTCGGCGGTTTCGACGCGCCCAACCTCTCGGCGCAGATCCGCAGTGGCAGTTTCAGCACCCTGCTGCTGCGGCCCGCGCCGCTGCCGGTGCAGGTACTCGGCTCGGACTTCGCGCTGCGGCGCTTTCCGCGCGCCCTGCTCGCCGCCGGTATCCTCGCCTACGGCATGACGCAGTCGGGCGTGGTGTGGACAGCCTGGGGGCTAGGGCTGCTTGCGGGCAGCATCTTGGGCCTGATCGCCTTTTTCGGCGGGCTGTTCGTCGTGGGCGGCACGCTCACCTTCTGGACGGTCGAGAGCGTCGAGGCCATGAACGTCGTGACCTACGGCGGGCGCTCCCTGATCTCGTATCCGATGGACATCTACGGCGAGTGGCTGCGCCGGGCCTTCACGTACCTGCTGCCCGCCGCCTTCCTCTCGTACTTTCCGGTCCTGCATCTGCTGGGCCGTCCGCTGCCCGACGGCCTGCCCGGCTGGGCCGCGTACCTCGCGCCCATGGCCGGGCCGTTGGTGCTGGGGGCCGCCGCGCTGCTGTGGCGCGTGGGCGTGCGCCACTACCAGGGGACGGGTTCGTGA
- a CDS encoding ATP-binding cassette domain-containing protein, translating to MIEVRHLHQTFGRGPRATAAVQDISFSVAAGEVVGYLGPNGAGKSTTVKVLTGLLVPTSGEVTVGGVVPWRERRRHVARLGAVFGQRTTLWWDLPVRESLELLRHVYRVPAGRFRENLAEFTALLDLGPFLNTPARALSLGQRMRADLAAALLHDPELLFLDEPTVGLDVVAKERIREFVRRVNAERGVTVLLTTHDLGDVERLARRVLIIDGGRLLYDGALGELQTRFGGERELHAEYEHAPPSPEVPGLTLLAADGPRVRYGFSGTAAEPIARVTAHAPVRDLTVREPDIEATVRRIYEGGLLRAR from the coding sequence ATGATCGAAGTGCGCCACCTCCACCAGACCTTCGGGCGCGGCCCCCGGGCCACCGCCGCCGTCCAAGACATCTCTTTTTCGGTCGCGGCGGGCGAGGTCGTCGGGTACCTGGGCCCGAACGGCGCCGGCAAGTCCACGACCGTCAAGGTCCTCACGGGCCTGCTCGTGCCCACCTCGGGGGAGGTCACGGTGGGCGGCGTGGTGCCCTGGCGCGAGCGGCGGCGGCACGTCGCCCGGCTGGGCGCGGTCTTCGGGCAGCGCACGACGCTGTGGTGGGACCTGCCCGTGCGCGAGTCGCTGGAGCTGCTGCGCCACGTCTACCGCGTGCCCGCCGGGCGTTTCCGCGAGAATCTGGCCGAATTCACGGCACTGCTGGACCTGGGGCCGTTCCTGAATACGCCCGCGCGCGCCCTGTCGCTGGGGCAGCGGATGCGCGCGGACCTCGCGGCGGCGCTGCTGCACGACCCCGAACTGCTGTTTCTCGACGAGCCGACGGTGGGGCTGGACGTGGTCGCCAAGGAGCGCATCCGCGAGTTCGTGCGCCGCGTCAACGCCGAGCGTGGGGTCACGGTGCTCCTCACGACCCACGACCTGGGCGACGTGGAACGCCTGGCCCGCCGGGTGCTCATCATCGACGGGGGGCGGCTGCTGTACGACGGTGCCCTGGGCGAACTGCAGACCCGTTTCGGCGGCGAGCGCGAGCTGCACGCCGAGTACGAACACGCGCCCCCCAGCCCCGAGGTTCCGGGCCTGACCCTGCTGGCCGCCGACGGCCCGCGCGTGCGCTACGGGTTTTCGGGTACGGCCGCAGAGCCCATCGCCCGCGTCACCGCGCACGCCCCGGTACGCGACCTGACCGTGCGCGAACCCGATATCGAAGCGACCGTGCGCCGTATCTATGAGGGCGGGTTGCTGCGCGCACGGTAG
- a CDS encoding GNAT family N-acetyltransferase: protein MPELTFTSGDVAAASQVLVASAEALAARGEPLWPPTSLTPERLARHYPPGGWRVAWPVSTPPGHEAVGCYVLLDRDPLFWPDDPPGEALYLHKLAVRPAAQGQGLAGALLGDAAAQARAAGRGWLRLDTASDRPKLRALYIGAGFVAVDEVQVGAYHVVRFGLRLD, encoded by the coding sequence ATGCCGGAGCTGACCTTCACTTCCGGCGACGTGGCGGCCGCCTCACAGGTGCTGGTCGCCTCGGCGGAGGCACTTGCCGCGCGGGGAGAGCCCCTGTGGCCGCCCACGAGTCTGACCCCGGAACGCCTGGCGCGGCACTACCCGCCGGGAGGCTGGCGCGTGGCGTGGCCGGTGTCCACACCCCCCGGCCACGAGGCGGTCGGCTGCTACGTCCTGCTGGACCGCGACCCGCTGTTCTGGCCGGACGATCCACCCGGCGAGGCGCTGTACCTGCACAAACTGGCGGTTCGTCCGGCGGCGCAGGGGCAGGGGCTGGCCGGAGCGCTGCTCGGCGACGCGGCCGCGCAGGCCAGAGCCGCCGGTCGCGGCTGGCTGCGCCTCGATACCGCCTCCGACCGACCGAAACTGCGGGCGCTGTATATCGGCGCCGGGTTCGTGGCTGTGGACGAGGTGCAGGTCGGGGCCTACCACGTCGTGCGGTTCGGGCTGCGGCTGGACTGA
- a CDS encoding tRNA-binding protein yields MATDLKPTVSPDDTLALLDLRLGRVVAAVPEPSAPKAAYRLTLDFGRYGTRTSMGRFTGHTAEQLVGTQVIGVLNFAPRTVGDVSSEVLILGVQFPGLASGEATPLTPMTAAKLGSKVF; encoded by the coding sequence ATGGCGACCGACCTCAAACCCACCGTCAGCCCCGACGACACCCTGGCCCTCCTCGACCTGCGCCTGGGACGCGTGGTGGCCGCCGTGCCCGAGCCCAGCGCCCCGAAGGCCGCCTACCGCCTGACCCTAGACTTCGGCAGGTACGGCACCCGCACGAGCATGGGCCGCTTTACCGGCCACACCGCGGAGCAGCTCGTGGGCACCCAGGTCATCGGTGTGCTGAATTTCGCGCCGCGCACGGTGGGCGATGTCTCGTCCGAAGTCCTGATCCTGGGCGTGCAGTTTCCCGGCCTGGCGAGCGGCGAGGCCACCCCCCTGACCCCCATGACGGCAGCAAAACTGGGGAGCAAGGTGTTCTGA